TAGTAATCCTACTGTAGCCAACTTGGGTTCTTACCAATACTATCTCAATACTTAACCTGTTTTTTTAGTATCTGTTAATCATAGTTAATGCACTTAGGAAAGGATATGTTCATGTATCACGTATCACATGATAAAGTGCATTTAGTAGTACTCATAGGTATTAGTGTGTAAGCAGTTGCACTTGATAGTAGACTACAATTTAGTCTGCACTATTAAGAGATTATAAGCATTTTACCAAATAACAAGCATTTCCATTcagtatataaattatttctgTAGAATTTTGTTCTACCTTCCCCTAAAATCTCCCAcaaaattcaacaatttaaatAGAACCTTTGTGTTATTATGTTGCAATATGTCATAGTAACCATATTGATCTAATATGTTGGTATTCATGGTCTTTGTTCTATCACCAATTACAGAAACTGAAATTCTAGTTTTTCCTTATATGCATTTTTGTTTCATTCCGCTTTGTCTTTATGACAACCTTTTCTCTTCCTCCTTTTTTGTTATACTCCTGTAAATcttcttcatattttctttcttaccTGTTTggtgtaaaaattaattttccaaTGCTGGCATTGCATTGGTGGAGAATGAGGATGATAGACTACTCTCTCGCCACTGAGGTGATGAGTCTGGTGACATCCCTTTTTGTCTGTGATCATTTCAATGGTGACATCTCTTCCTGCCAACAATCATTCTGTTGGTGATGTCACCTCTTGCTCATGATCATTTTGTCAGTGTGATCTCCGCCCACCACTAACAATCATACAAGTGGTGAGTATTCTTCCCACAGTAAATCCTCATACTGTTGGTGATTTCTCTTGTCTCACTAATGAATTGTCTATTGGATGCAATTTACACCAGGTTCCCACAGCCAAAACATACTGATGGTGATTTCTGCCCTCAATTGATGAGTAATACAAGTGATTAATTGTCTGTTGGCTTCAATGTATAGACTAGATTTGATCTTAAACTCTTAATTATGAATGTTATTCACACTCAGCTTCAGTTTTTAAGTTTGGAGgctactaatttttttttttgaatttgaatcttCCAAATGTTTTGTGATGGATTTGGAGTAACTTCGGCCGTGTCCCTTTTCTGGAGTTGTTTCAAACTATTATTACAGCTGACATTATTTTCAGAGTTTTCTTTTGGTATTTTCATTGTGACAGGGTTGAAACTACTAAGCATTAACTTCTAGGGAAGTGTTTGAATGTATACTACCTATCTCAGAGTATATTTTATGTCTTAAAACATATTAGAATATCTCCAAATATTACTAAAGTCTTTAGAATGATATTATCTCACCAATTGGACATCATATTTGGGAAGCAATCTTGAGAGcagtttcataattttattatgttactTATTTAGTTACTGCaagcaattttattttattaacttgtgCTGTGTGCTTGGGCTTGTTCTAGTATTGCTACATCATTACTTAACCTGGTTAAATAAAGTTGGCAAAAATAAGTAATCATTTCTTCTAATAAGTTAAACCAAATATTTGATTGGTATTTTATATCAGATAATTACGCATCATAAGTTCACAATACACCTTTTCATTCTAATTGAAGCCCTTGTTTTTTGACCCCATTACTACCAAAAGCACAATATCTACCCCTAAAACCCATTAGCATTCACACTGTTGTCATATTTTCCCTATCTAAtcttttcaaagttattatatctatttaaatcCAACAAAAGTATACCAGTGAATCCCTTTGTTTCCTTTAAATATGTCATTGAAATGATGAAACTGAAGCCAGAAGACTTGTGTCGTTTATGTTTAACAGGAAACAACTTATCAAGAGCATGCTGAGGAAAAACCCAGAACACAGACCAACAGTGAGTTCACTGAGCTTTTCTTGTGTAACTCGTTTATGTAAAGCTGTTTATTCTTACATTTCTCTTTTTTGGCAGGCATCTGAATTATTAAGGCATCCTCATTTACAACCTTATGTTCTACGCTGTCGTAATGCTTCATCTATTTATTTACCAGTACATCTTATAAATAGTAACTCTCCAAAggataaaactaaaaacaaatctAGTGGTAGCAAAGACCATTGGGATAAGGAAGCAGAATTAGCAGGATTAGTAAATCGGTTGGACCGAATTTATCCATTGGAGGGAAATGGAGATGTACAGACACGGAACCAGCATAATGAGGACAAGCTAGCAATGCCAACCAAAGTCAAGGTTGAGACCAAAATGGTTGATTCTACCAGCTATACACAGGAATTCTCTACAAGTATTAGTGGCTCAAAAGATGGCTCTACAACATCTGAATCAACTGTTTGCAGTGTGAGCAAGGAAGGAGACTTTAAAAATAGATTTGCAAGGGACACAGCTGACAGTGAGATCACTTCAAAAAGTACAATAGATTGTGTGCATGAAGAGCAAGGACTTACTACCCATAAGTCATACGCATTTGACATAAATACAGCAATTAAAAATGTTGAAGATATTCTTTCCAATGAAGATCTCAATACAGATGAAGCACTCAGCGAAGGTGCCAAAACTGGGGATTACAGTAAATCAACAATGTCCAGTGAAGGCAGCGAGGGTAATGATAAAGATGAGTCCATTGATGAGATCATGTCAAAGAGTACCCTTGATTCTGTGCATGAAGAACAAGGATTTACGGTGGACGGTTTTCGGAAGTCGGATGTGGTTGACCCAAGCACAGTATCTACAGAAGTTGAAGATAATTTTTCCAGTGATGGTTTTGATAAAATGGAAACAGAGAGGGAAAATGACAAACTTGTGGACTCCAAAAAATCAATAGTGTTCACTGAAAACAGCAAAGGCAATGATAAAGATGTTTCCATTGATGAGATCACTTCAAAGAGTATTCTAGAATCTGTGCATGATGAACAAGAATTTACTGCTGAACATTTTCCAAAGTCAGATGTGATCGACACGAATGCAGTGGCtacaaaatttgaagataatttttgcAATGAAGCATTTGATGAAACTGGAACAGAGACAAAAAATGGCAGACAGGACTCCAGAATATTAGGGTACATTGATGACAGCAGATTGAAGAGTACACTCGATTCTATGCATGAAGAGAAATGGTTTATAGCTGAACCTGCTCAAAAGTTAGATCTTGTTGACATAAAAGCCACAGCTTCAAAAGATGTGGACAGAGTTTCTAATGAAGGTTCTGGTGAAGCTGAAGCACAGAGTGAAGATGCCAAACTTGAGTGCTCCAGTAAATCAATAATTTCCTATGATAACAGCAACGGTAATGATGAAGATGGATCTGGTGATGAGATCACATCGAAGAGTATGCTAGAATCTGTAGGTGAAGAACAAGGACTCACTGCTGAGCATTTCCAGACGTCTGATGCAATAGACATAACTATAGTGACTACagaatttgaagataaactTTCCAATGAAGGTTTTGATAAAGCTGAAACACAGGAGAAAGATGCTAAACCTGAGGACTCCCTTAAATCTTTGTCCAGTGAAGGCAGCAGCAGCAGTGATAAAGACGGGTCCATTGATGAGGAAAGGTCATCATCCCCACTGGCACAACCTGTTAGGGTTGAACATGACACTGAAACTGGAAGCAGCTTGAAGGAAGATGAAAAACCTGAAGGATTTAAAGAGGGCTCACACATGAACAGCTTGACTTCTGATACTAAGGATACGCATCCAGGTAAGGATGAAAACAGAGaagacacacacacaatcaGTTGCTCAACGTGTAAAGAAGACAGCAATGCTGTTGGGACCCAGAAGCAAGCAAATGACATTTCATTAATGAAGCGTATTTCAAGAGGCAGTAATGCTTCTTGCCAGCAAAGAGCCGATGCTTTGGAATCTCTACTTGAGTTATGTGCACAGCTACTTCAGCAAGGAAACCTTGAAGAGCTTGCTGCTGTGCTAAGACCATTTGGAGAAGATGCTGTATCTGTGTCTTCCAGAGAAACAGCGATATTGCTAACAAAAAGCCTCATGGCGTCCCAAAAACTTAATCCTGAAACGTAGTTTGTGAGAGGTGTTGTGCTCATTATTTATACATTGTTGTAAGAAAAATGTGTATTTCCAAATATTACATGAGTTTGTTTCTTTGAGACTTTAGCTTGATTGAAGATTTGAGGCTGGAGAATAACATCCCATAAATTCTTTGCTTGTAAACTGTGTATTGTAAAtggattaaattatatttgatattgttgaaaTGGTTTAATACTCGTTGGTATTTTTCTGTAAACTATGAACATTCATTTGCAAGAACATTGCCTATCATAGTCCCCTCCCCTCTCAAACTAGGAAAGTTAAGTCCTTGTGcttcatgttttatttaattggtgGACTTGTAAGATATCTTGATCTGGTTGAGCTAATTAGCCTGGTTTTCTGGTTACTAAGTTTTGGtcgtttcatttatttttataatttccaGGATTAAAATCTTAGGGTAATTTTAGAGATGACATTTTAAAGTATTGTAATTTGAAAGTGTGTTACTATGATCATGTTTTTGCAGTCTGGTAATTTTTCAATCATGTGAACTCCGAATGTTAAGATTTTCACTCTTCCAGATATAAGGAAAAACgtaaaaataaagaatacatgaaaaaagaagaaaaataaacgAACAGATGCtcaatataactttttttctttttttcattatgaaCACAGATCATTTACATTTGATGGCACATAAAACATCAAAGCACAAACATATAATTGCTGTGTTCATACTTTATTCCTtacatatatatgtgtatataaataaatataatcagcCTCTTCCTCTACTGCATGTTTCTTCAATCCTATACAACATTTCAGTGGAACAAGGCAAAGAAGGACAAGACTGAGGCACCCACCAAGGAGCCAACAACAGTGGCTGAGGCACCACTGCTAGGGCCAGGAGCAGGTGCAGGAACCTCTGTGGCAGCCAATGCTGCACTCATGGAGGCAGCAACAATAAGAACAGCACAGGAAACCTTCTTCATGTCCATGATGATGGTGAGAGTTTTTAGAAGATGGAGAGACCCGCTTGGTTTGTGAGAAAGAAgctgtttattttttatgttttggtgCAGGTCTGAGGAAGAATGAGGGGTTGGCTAGGGTTTTATAGTGCAGGGGTTTCAGCCATTTAGGGTAAATGGTTATTGCTTGGTTGTTTTAGGGTTTGCATGTGTGGTTTTGCATGGTTTAAGGTAGCTTACAAAGGCTTCTGTGACACATCAATTTTGTTTTGACTGTTTCCTATAATATTCATttcaccaaataaataaataaacagtaaATAGTATTTCCTTCTTTAAATGGTTTGGCAAAATTGagattcttttgtttttcttttcttatggttcatttttagtttaattgttcCTAACATTTTATGTGTAGAACATGTCAGTGATACATGTAGATTTTTGCTTCTTTTAGGTTGTGctttgatgaaataaaaaattaagaacaaatatGTTTcgattaatgttatattttgattaattaaaattatctgatattcttattattttagaagGATGAAATTATATAaggaaatttttaatattaacataatgAAGAATACTGTTTATAGtctcataattaataatagtctTGATTACTAAGAAttacttgattttgatttataatCTCGTAATAAAGGCatacattattattagattGAACATactatatctatttatattttccaTAATTATCTATGTAGAGTTGTTTAAGACATGGTCGGACATTAAATATAATGTCTTTAATAGAAGTTTATACTTAGATAGATATTTATATCCATATATTGATGTTAAATATCGATTaacatttaatgtattttattctACTGATTTAATTTTGATGATTACTGATTTGATAAGGTGTCTTATTTTAAGAAGGATAATTAAAGTATCgctgtttattttaaatcaatattttagtAGGGATTATTAGTTTATTCAAAAATTGTTTTCCCAACTAAACCTAATTGAcaaaatattgacaaaataaTTACATAGTAGGTTGGTTCATTGGTTACTTAattataaggtttttttttttttaaatccaaaagaaattacaatttttttttaattcaaatttaaattatttcactttaaaatgatgttaaactccaaaaaaattaagaaaaaaagaaattaacatacAATTTAAATGTAATCTAAAAGTaaacttaaaaaagaataaataagtttataatattgataatttttgtgtttatctatttataagataagagtattgaatggataaatttataatattttgctttcttgaaacatttttttctttatttccatttacaatacaataaaaaaaaatgctaactaataatattgaaatacaaaataataaataattaaattaaattaggtgggttggtgagtcaACCCGACTCATCACGGTTCAATGCACCCGAGTGAACTGCGTGAACCAGATTGAAAATTAACtcgtttaaaaaattttatttttttcaaacccaactcaACCCAAACTTATAGTGGACTAAATTGGTCCAAAGAGTCTAACTAATTTGATCAGAGCACTAGTAAATATTGCTtcaaacgaaaaagaaaaacaattttatgaaaAGTTGATCGTGAGATGGTCTTGTTTAAGAATTTTGCTATGATCAATTTTTGTCCACCTTAATTATTCTTTGCAGCATTGATATAATTGTATCTAACAATACTATTAGCAAGTTTATAATTTCTGTGCAAAAGCTTGTAATAGAgcctaataaaaatattgatctCATGGAAAATTAGTCAAGTAGGTCActtgttagtatttttttttttaaattatactttaatattaatctataaataatgcataaaaattttaaaaaataagatttcatTGACTAATAATGATTAATAATAAAGGAAAGACATGAAAGATAAAGTCTTTTTTCACTTGTTTGAATTTGATGTTTAAGAATTATTGGTGATACAATCGAGAGCTAgcaagtataattttaatttttgtctttgtattttattatatcttttttaattaagcGAGTTCATCTGACACAATATAATTAAAGGAAATATTAATTAGTAAACATTAAATAATGCTTAATGAGAATTAGTGTATAATATAGTGGATATGTGATGGTTgacatataaaattaatatataaaaggtGTATTTGatgtaattagaaataaataattaaataaataaataatgtaaattgtCTCTTACAccttaaaaaaatcaaatacataaaCATGGTTTGAGTTAACTATAATCAACACCGATTATCTCatttaaatgttgaaatttcttTAACAAACAATCTTTGTCGGTTCAATATTAAAGTATATAACAAGATATAATCCCATAAttaagaggaagagaaaaatatttcgGTCCTAAATAATACttactttttctaattttttttacaacaatttattaattaattttaattttaattaaatgaattcaaatgtttattatatttattagaaaagaGACACTTGCAATCTCTATCTGTTTTACAGTGCATTATATGTTGAAGTGTCTACGCACTTTCACGtctgaataatttattttttatttttaatatattataataactaaaataatttattttatgaaatctCTAAATTACTTATTTGGGTATTCTTTCAACTCAACAAATTCAtggtaatattttataatattaacccctttttttttccaaatttttattatttattttttggtatCATTAAATTTCTTCATAGTTCACAAACAACCCATGTTTTCTTCTTGATGGTTGTCACGTCTCAACTTTCTGCATATATGAATTCCCCGCAGCAAGAAGTTGAATTAACTTGACACCATACCAACTTCAAATGGTTTTTGATTGAACCTGTTTAAAAGTACATAACATTCAAATTAAACCATGTCATTCTGATATTTCTTGTTACATCTCTGAATAGCCACATTATAATTCAGTCAACAAAGCAAATAAtgcaagaaaatgaaaattctatctttggttttttttttctgaattggCAAATGAAACTGAACTTCTAGATTGATTGATCTCTCTTGTACGCAAAAGGGTATCTGTATGAAAACCAAAGACCAAGCCTTTTCCATCATAACATATCATATCACAGAAACGTTGCTATGTCAAGGGTGCTTCAGCTGGGTTGAAAGAGATTTCCCACCAGTTGCAATGAATTCAGAAAAGATAGCTTGCCTAGTAATCCCTTTCACATTCCCTTTTACTCTTTATTCCCTTCCAAGTAACCAACACCACAAAAATGTTCATCAATCCAAACGTGTCAGTTATCCAACCCATGTGGGAAACTCAAGTGTTTCCAAATAGTTTTCATCGAATTTCTGATTTTCTATAGTGAATGAAAATTAGTAGAAGCAAAACCAGTTCTTGTTTACTTcactttaaacaaatattttaagtaatttttcaaATAGTGTAGCAGTGTAGGGTATACCATAAGTGGTAATTACCTGATTGTTCCTGCATAGCTCTGATGTAAGGGTCTAATTGAGGATGCTATGCCACCTTTCTCCAACTGGCTTTGATTGGTCTAGAGGGGTCTTCAAAGCCTTAACCCAAAAGGGATAGTAACACATCCAAAATGGTTCATGTTTATTGCACCATTTTACCAACTTGAATATCATGACCTTATGATGTAACAAGTTTTCCCAAGTCCTATATAAGCTCACCTCTTGTCTCTACCTTTGAACAATTCAGTGCCAATCAATACAAATCTCTTCAGTCTTTTGAGTCATTTCGTTTGAAACATACAGATTTTATATTCTGTTGAAATGGCACCTTTTGGTAGATTCACTGCTGAAATtttgatggcagtgatgattgTGGGTATGTTTTGTGTGACAAACATTGTGGCACAGGATTCAGAGATTGCTCCCACTGGGCAATTGGAGACTGGAGCTGGGTTTTCTTTGCCTGTTTCTGAGGTGATCATGTGTTCTTCTGTGTTGGCATCTCTTGTGGCATTCATGTTGCAGTGATTTGGAAAACAATGGTTCTGGAACTTGTCACTTTCTGGGGTTGATCTTACTTTGTTTATGGATTAAAATTGATATGTTTGTACGTACTTTATGCTTGCTTGTTGAAAATGGTACTGCATCTATTGGAATTTTGTAAGATTAGCTTTATCATAAGCTACAGCTACAGCATGTAATTTCTACTCAGCTATTCGTGTGAGCTgatatattaatgtaattgtTGAATTCCTTGTAATTGATGAGTTTTGTTGTTTCAGTTTATCAAATTCTTTAAAAGTCACTCTCTTTTAGCATTCTTCTTTGATGAATAGTCCAACTTTATCCAAAAGTATAATAACTTGATAAAGTAATCAAAcccaattttataaatttggatCTTCAATCTTAGAAGTTATGTAATAACACCTGTGAAGGTTAGAATGACAAGAACTAgagatattaatataaataacagaagtaatttttttaaactaaaaatataatttacaaatattttttcttggtttttgaTAATAGATGTAAAGGTGTCTTAGAAGTGAGAAAGAATAtttcaactccattttttttaatgttcttttgcttttaaaattaaatatgaaaattaaaatctgGCAACCCACAAGACCTAAGTTATTGAGTCAAAGGCTTGTTTAATCAACAATacacattattaatataatattctgttaattaaattaagttttaataattcaaagtgaaaaagtttagatatctatatttttatattctttatcatctataaaaagaaatctttttttataatatttctcACTTTTACAAGCCCCTGTGATGAGATATTTGCTAGATTAGATATGCTTCAACTGAGGTAAATTTTCTACTATTctattgaattatatatacaatCTGTTCCACTATTTTGTATAACTTGGGGATCCCAATGTAACATTATTGTACAAATTGATGAATTGGCTAAAACAGCAGCACTAAGCTAACCTTTTCCTTCAACTGTTAAACATTGAAAGAAAGTGtgatataaagaaaatgaagttgTTCAAGAAGCAGTCCCCTTGGACTCCTCCATATCCAGTGCATGTTCTGCTACCATTATGCATGAATCTGCTTCTAGAGATGAAACTGAGGCCTTGTCTTTGGTTGAACTTGAAATCTCCTTGGCTGAATTGAGCATTTCTGTTGTGCATTGCACATCTGGTGTTATCCCAACCTGATCTATGTCATGAAGGGCTGGTGATAGATATTTTGCCACTGTGACAAAGAGGGCTGATCCATCATGAAGCTCAGTGACACTCTGAAATTAGTATCATATATTCCCAATTAGACAAGGCATGCCAATAAGTAGCTCAATGTACTTCTAAGTTGAttttgatagaaaaagaaacactGAACATAGATATAGTTCCTTAAGTACTTCTGGTGTTTTCCAACTAGAATTGTTTCAGCTTGAAAATCTAGTCAGACCTTCTGCTACAATAGATATAGAAGTGAAACTAAGTTTTAGCACCATGGTTTTTGACTATGCATTGTTTCAAAGAATTCAGGGTTAATGATAGGTTTCCGACAGAGAAACCTAATCAAGAACGCTCCAAACACCACACGTAACAGGTAAGCAATAGAGAAAAAGAATCAAACTGAGTATTATTCACACAAGAATGGTCTGTGCAACTACCGATACAAAGGGCTTAACCCCCTCCACAGGAGAAAGCCTGTCAACAATCTAACTTCCAAAAAACATCCCCCTCCACTAAACAAACAACTATTTATGCCACTCCTCTGCCTCCTATCCTAATCCCCTTTCCCATTATATCCAAATATTCTATATCCTAACAGTTAACATTTGTTAATAGAATTTCAACAGCATCGTTAAAATAGCCATAAAATTGGCCTGGATTTTGCATGGTACATGACCTTACAAATGAAAAAGACTCTTATATAAAGATTTGGAGTAATTTGTCCTCTTCATGAATACAAATCAGTAACTCTTGTTTCATGCTTTGGCTTGTGGAAATCTTGTATAGAAGAGATTTGAATACTTGAGACATCCTTCTatgataaacataaatataagcTATATAAACGAATCATAGTACCTGAATCTTTCCTTTACCAAATGTTTTATGCCCCACAAGAATAGCTCGACCATTATCATGTAATGCCCCAGCTAAAATCTCACTGGCACTTGCACTTCCCTCGTTTACCTGTTAAGGATACAAAAATTTCAGTTCATTAATCAAGTTATGTCAGCAAAGGAAATCATAATGCTCATGGAAAACTAAGATGTGTCTGGCTTATGTTTAGAAATAAAGGATAGATATTGAATGTAGTTATACAGATGAATGAATGGTTAAAGAATCAGGAAATGATGAGTTGTTGATTGTTGATTATGAACCTTGCTCACACCGGAACTTGGTTCGGAAAAAAATACAGGAATTACATAAAACGCATGCAATTGGATGTTAATTAGATTCATATAAGGTTAGTTCTGATTGTTGGACAGACTTGAATAAAAGCAACTGAGCAAAAGTTGTGTTACCTAACACCAACATACTTGGAAATTTATGACAGTATGTGTGCAATACACTAGAAGGAATAGCTATATTTTATATGCAAATAGGACCAATTACCGAAGTTGCTATTTTGTAGCATACTTAAACATTGTAGAATTAAAAGGGCACAGACAATTAGTACTCACAATCACCGCAAGTGGATCATGTGTTATAGCATGTCCATTGACCATATTAATCGGCAACATGTTTCCGTCTCTGTCTATTGTGTTAACCAGAGTCTCATCTCCATCCAGCCACATCTGTGCAACATCAAGGCCAGCTTTTACCAAGCCACCCTGCAACAAAAATTTAGGCAAAAGAAGGAAAACACTTTCAAGTTACTTCATTCCAAAGAAAAGATAACAACACTATACGTGGaagtttctataaaaaaaaaaatagtaaattacaGGATTGTTGCGAAGATCTAGTATGTATGAGTGTACTCCTTGATTTTCCAGTTCCTGAATGGCGTTCCTCATGTCTTCGGCAGCAGTCTGTCGGCATAGAACAAGATGAGTATGTATAACGGAGAACAAGATGGTATTTGATTtagatattttctcttttaactaTGTGGTTTGGTTCAGTTTTTGcacaaataatttgaaaaaacaaaaagggtTAAGAACAAAGTTGTTCATTAACACATACCAGAtacaaatattgaaattttatttgatagttGATTCTTTGCTAACCTGAGAGAATGCTGACAATTTCACATAGCCTGTTTTTGTGAGATGACCATCTGGGGATCTATGAGGGATGATAGCACTTGATATTGGAGAGAGCTTGATTAACTCCCTAGGAAGTTTGACCTTCAATTATATTAGatcagaaataattaaaatgcttTGAATTTAAGTTCAATTAAAAGTGAAAGCGTTTGCTAGttcaattaaactaaaattgaaggaaTGAGTAAACATTTGAAGTATCATAATCACTGAAATGTCA
This genomic interval from Vigna radiata var. radiata cultivar VC1973A chromosome 8, Vradiata_ver6, whole genome shotgun sequence contains the following:
- the LOC106772028 gene encoding serine/threonine-protein kinase Nek5 isoform X1, coding for MSRLQHFYLTLLSFNSLFSLSELCFAVGFCPFIAFGRSKRLLLEVSMESTGKMEDYEVIQQIGRGALGATFLVLHKIEKKRYVLKKIRLSKQADKSKVTAQQEMDLIAKLNYPYIVEYKDAWVEKEDCICIITGYCEGGDMAANIKKARGSYFSEEKVCKWLTQLLLAVDYLHSNRVLHRDLKCSNIFLTKENNIRLGEFGLAKLLNPQDLTSPAFGTLNYMCPEAFAGIPYGYKSDMWSLGCCMFEIVAHQLAFRAPDRAGLINKINRCSISPLPIVYSSTLKQLIKSMLRKNPEHRPTASELLRHPHLQPYVLRCRNASSIYLPVHLINSNSPKDKTKNKSSGSKDHWDKEAELAGLVNRLDRIYPLEGNGDVQTRNQHNEDKLAMPTKVKVETKMVDSTSYTQEFSTSISGSKDGSTTSESTVCSVSKEGDFKNRFARDTADSEITSKSTIDCVHEEQGLTTHKSYAFDINTAIKNVEDILSNEDLNTDEALSEGAKTGDYSKSTMSSEGSEGNDKDESIDEIMSKSTLDSVHEEQGFTVDGFRKSDVVDPSTVSTEVEDNFSSDGFDKMETERENDKLVDSKKSIVFTENSKGNDKDVSIDEITSKSILESVHDEQEFTAEHFPKSDVIDTNAVATKFEDNFCNEAFDETGTETKNGRQDSRILGYIDDSRLKSTLDSMHEEKWFIAEPAQKLDLVDIKATASKDVDRVSNEGSGEAEAQSEDAKLECSSKSIISYDNSNGNDEDGSGDEITSKSMLESVGEEQGLTAEHFQTSDAIDITIVTTEFEDKLSNEGFDKAETQEKDAKPEDSLKSLSSEGSSSSDKDGSIDEERSSSPLAQPVRVEHDTETGSSLKEDEKPEGFKEGSHMNSLTSDTKDTHPGKDENREDTHTISCSTCKEDSNAVGTQKQANDISLMKRISRGSNASCQQRADALESLLELCAQLLQQGNLEELAAVLRPFGEDAVSVSSRETAILLTKSLMASQKLNPET
- the LOC106772028 gene encoding serine/threonine-protein kinase Nek5 isoform X2 gives rise to the protein MSRLQHFYLTLLSFNSLFSLSELCFGFCPFIAFGRSKRLLLEVSMESTGKMEDYEVIQQIGRGALGATFLVLHKIEKKRYVLKKIRLSKQADKSKVTAQQEMDLIAKLNYPYIVEYKDAWVEKEDCICIITGYCEGGDMAANIKKARGSYFSEEKVCKWLTQLLLAVDYLHSNRVLHRDLKCSNIFLTKENNIRLGEFGLAKLLNPQDLTSPAFGTLNYMCPEAFAGIPYGYKSDMWSLGCCMFEIVAHQLAFRAPDRAGLINKINRCSISPLPIVYSSTLKQLIKSMLRKNPEHRPTASELLRHPHLQPYVLRCRNASSIYLPVHLINSNSPKDKTKNKSSGSKDHWDKEAELAGLVNRLDRIYPLEGNGDVQTRNQHNEDKLAMPTKVKVETKMVDSTSYTQEFSTSISGSKDGSTTSESTVCSVSKEGDFKNRFARDTADSEITSKSTIDCVHEEQGLTTHKSYAFDINTAIKNVEDILSNEDLNTDEALSEGAKTGDYSKSTMSSEGSEGNDKDESIDEIMSKSTLDSVHEEQGFTVDGFRKSDVVDPSTVSTEVEDNFSSDGFDKMETERENDKLVDSKKSIVFTENSKGNDKDVSIDEITSKSILESVHDEQEFTAEHFPKSDVIDTNAVATKFEDNFCNEAFDETGTETKNGRQDSRILGYIDDSRLKSTLDSMHEEKWFIAEPAQKLDLVDIKATASKDVDRVSNEGSGEAEAQSEDAKLECSSKSIISYDNSNGNDEDGSGDEITSKSMLESVGEEQGLTAEHFQTSDAIDITIVTTEFEDKLSNEGFDKAETQEKDAKPEDSLKSLSSEGSSSSDKDGSIDEERSSSPLAQPVRVEHDTETGSSLKEDEKPEGFKEGSHMNSLTSDTKDTHPGKDENREDTHTISCSTCKEDSNAVGTQKQANDISLMKRISRGSNASCQQRADALESLLELCAQLLQQGNLEELAAVLRPFGEDAVSVSSRETAILLTKSLMASQKLNPET
- the LOC106772028 gene encoding serine/threonine-protein kinase Nek5 isoform X4; translation: MESTGKMEDYEVIQQIGRGALGATFLVLHKIEKKRYVLKKIRLSKQADKSKVTAQQEMDLIAKLNYPYIVEYKDAWVEKEDCICIITGYCEGGDMAANIKKARGSYFSEEKVCKWLTQLLLAVDYLHSNRVLHRDLKCSNIFLTKENNIRLGEFGLAKLLNPQDLTSPAFGTLNYMCPEAFAGIPYGYKSDMWSLGCCMFEIVAHQLAFRAPDRAGLINKINRCSISPLPIVYSSTLKQLIKSMLRKNPEHRPTASELLRHPHLQPYVLRCRNASSIYLPVHLINSNSPKDKTKNKSSGSKDHWDKEAELAGLVNRLDRIYPLEGNGDVQTRNQHNEDKLAMPTKVKVETKMVDSTSYTQEFSTSISGSKDGSTTSESTVCSVSKEGDFKNRFARDTADSEITSKSTIDCVHEEQGLTTHKSYAFDINTAIKNVEDILSNEDLNTDEALSEGAKTGDYSKSTMSSEGSEGNDKDESIDEIMSKSTLDSVHEEQGFTVDGFRKSDVVDPSTVSTEVEDNFSSDGFDKMETERENDKLVDSKKSIVFTENSKGNDKDVSIDEITSKSILESVHDEQEFTAEHFPKSDVIDTNAVATKFEDNFCNEAFDETGTETKNGRQDSRILGYIDDSRLKSTLDSMHEEKWFIAEPAQKLDLVDIKATASKDVDRVSNEGSGEAEAQSEDAKLECSSKSIISYDNSNGNDEDGSGDEITSKSMLESVGEEQGLTAEHFQTSDAIDITIVTTEFEDKLSNEGFDKAETQEKDAKPEDSLKSLSSEGSSSSDKDGSIDEERSSSPLAQPVRVEHDTETGSSLKEDEKPEGFKEGSHMNSLTSDTKDTHPGKDENREDTHTISCSTCKEDSNAVGTQKQANDISLMKRISRGSNASCQQRADALESLLELCAQLLQQGNLEELAAVLRPFGEDAVSVSSRETAILLTKSLMASQKLNPET